From a single Rhinolophus ferrumequinum isolate MPI-CBG mRhiFer1 chromosome 15, mRhiFer1_v1.p, whole genome shotgun sequence genomic region:
- the FXYD7 gene encoding FXYD domain-containing ion transport regulator 7 isoform X1, whose amino-acid sequence MATPTQAPTNVPQEPDPFYYDYDTVQTVGMTLATIFFLLGIFIIISKKVKCRKEDSRSESPTCKSCKSELPSSAPGGGGV is encoded by the exons ATGGCGACCCCGACTCAGGCCCCCACAAATG TTCCTCAGGAACCTGACCCATTTTACTATG ACTATGACACTGTGCAGACTGTGGGCATGACTCTGGCTACCATATTTTTCCTGCTGggcattttcatcatcatca GCAAGAAGGTGAAGTGCAGGAAGGAGGACTCCAGGTCTGAGAG CCCAACATGCAAATCCTGTAAGTCGGAGCTTCCCTCCTCAG CTCCTGGAGGTGGCGGCGTGTAA
- the FXYD7 gene encoding FXYD domain-containing ion transport regulator 7 isoform X2, translating into MATPTQAPTNVPQEPDPFYYDYDTVQTVGMTLATIFFLLGIFIIISKKVKCRKEDSSPTCKSCKSELPSSAPGGGGV; encoded by the exons ATGGCGACCCCGACTCAGGCCCCCACAAATG TTCCTCAGGAACCTGACCCATTTTACTATG ACTATGACACTGTGCAGACTGTGGGCATGACTCTGGCTACCATATTTTTCCTGCTGggcattttcatcatcatca GCAAGAAGGTGAAGTGCAGGAAGGAGGACTCCAG CCCAACATGCAAATCCTGTAAGTCGGAGCTTCCCTCCTCAG CTCCTGGAGGTGGCGGCGTGTAA
- the FXYD1 gene encoding phospholemman: MASLDHVLILFVGLLAMASSEGPQEHDPFTYDYKSLRIGGLAIAGVLFILGILIILSRKCRCKFNQQQRTGEPDEEEGTFRSSIRRLSTRRR; encoded by the exons ATGGCATCTCTGGACCACGTCTTGATTCTCTTTGTGGGTCTCCTCGCCATGGCCAGCTCAG aaGGTCCACAGGAACATGACCCATTCACCTATG ACTACAAATCCCTGAGGATTGGAGGCCTCGCCATTGCCGGGGTCCTTTTCATCCTAGGCATCCTAATCATCCTGA GCAGAAAGTGCCGGTGCAAGTTCAACCAGCAGCAGAG GACTGGAGAACCTGATGAAGAGGAGGGAACTTTCCGCAGCTCCATCCGCC GTCTGTCCACCCGCAGGCGGTAG